A region of the Bacillota bacterium genome:
CACCCGGGAGTATTTGTGGGGAACCTGCCGTGGGCTGTCCATATATATGCCTTATAGGTATCCAGCATATAAAAATCTCCCACATCTTCAGGATAACCCACTGCTTTAAAAGCGCCCATATTTTTCCCGCTTGATACGACAAAAGCACCGTCAAAACATGAATTAATCCTCATTATGCACCTTACCACAAATTCGTCTTCATTTAGTTCGGATTCAACCAGTTTATCTTTCCTAGGACTTGCAAAATACCTCCAGATAATTGGAGCATTGGTTATAGAGGCTATTTTCCTTGTAGGTATTCTGCCGGCCAATTCAATATCAAAATGCTCGTTTAAAAAACGTTCAACATTATCTTTCGCATCCTTATGGTCATAAAACATATGAATGGCATACAAATCCTTATATTCGGGATATATTCCGTACGCAGCAAAACCTCCTCCTAAACCGTTTGAACGCTCATGCATCAAAGCAATTGATTTAATTATGTCGGTACCGGAAATGAGTTTTTTGTTTTTATTCATTATTCCTGCAATTGCACATCCGGAAGGAATTCTTATTTTACCCTCACGTTGTAACATTCATAAACCACCTTTCATAACACATAAAATAAAACAAAATGCAATTTCATGTTTTTGTTATTTCATTTTATTAATAATAACTATCGCATGTAACCACATAAACGGTTACAAAAAAGGACGGACAAAGAAGAATTAACACACTCCCCATTGAGTCCGTCCTTCATTATAACAACAGCATACATCATTGTATACATAAGTATTTAAATGTTTTTTCTTTCCCTAGAGTAACAACTTTTTTCCTTTCCCTTATCAATAATTAATAAATTTGCGTTTTTAATTATAACACACCATTTTTTCACGTTCAATAGTTTTTTATAATTTTTTGCAAGTTTAATTATTAATTCTTGCATTTTGTTTTTTATATTTGTTTTTATATGAAACTCCCATATTCATATTCTTCATTCTCCTTCAGTCTATATTGGTCCGTTTTGTACATAAACCAACCAGCGGACAATGAGTACACTTGGGATTCTTATTGGAGCAGTAATTGTTTCCAAGCCTGACAATCTGGGCATGGTAATCATTAAAAAGTCGCACATCATGCTCTAAGTTTTCCATAAAAAACTTTTGCGCCTTCGCGTAAGATATATTTTCCGCAAAAAAACCTAGTCTGCTGAAAATCCTTTTTGTATAGGCATCAATTACAAATACGGGTTTCTCTGCTGCATATAAAATGATACTATCTGCTGTTTCTTCCCCGATACCGTACAGGCTCAAAAGCTCTTTCCTCAGGTCATGGAGGTTTTTATCAAAGAAACTTTCCAGTTTGCCGTCATAATACTGCTTAAGATGATTGCAGAAGGCTTTTAGTTTTTTTGCTTTTTGTTTGTAAAATCTCGTCGATTTTATAAATTCCTTCAGGTTCTCAATATCTATTTTACAAATACCTTCAACCGTAAGCACATTATGCCTTTTTAAATTATCTATCGCTATGGTAACATTTTTCCATGAAACAAACTGAGTCAATATTGCACCAATAACAACCTCGAAAGGAGAATCTGCAGGCCACCAGTGTTGATAACCTGCATGGTTGTACAATAAATAGTATATATTCATTAACTGTCTATTCAACTGTTCATGTAATTCTCCGTTAACCTTAAATTTCATCTTTTGTTTCGCCTTTTAGTCCAATTCTATTATACCTGATTTATTTTAAATACCGGTTTAT
Encoded here:
- a CDS encoding endonuclease III domain-containing protein; its protein translation is MKFKVNGELHEQLNRQLMNIYYLLYNHAGYQHWWPADSPFEVVIGAILTQFVSWKNVTIAIDNLKRHNVLTVEGICKIDIENLKEFIKSTRFYKQKAKKLKAFCNHLKQYYDGKLESFFDKNLHDLRKELLSLYGIGEETADSIILYAAEKPVFVIDAYTKRIFSRLGFFAENISYAKAQKFFMENLEHDVRLFNDYHAQIVRLGNNYCSNKNPKCTHCPLVGLCTKRTNID
- a CDS encoding glutamine amidotransferase family protein produces the protein MLQREGKIRIPSGCAIAGIMNKNKKLISGTDIIKSIALMHERSNGLGGGFAAYGIYPEYKDLYAIHMFYDHKDAKDNVERFLNEHFDIELAGRIPTRKIASITNAPIIWRYFASPRKDKLVESELNEDEFVVRCIMRINSCFDGAFVVSSGKNMGAFKAVGYPEDVGDFYMLDTYKAYIWTAHGRFPTNTPGWWGGAHPFTLLDWSVVHNGEISSYDANRRWLEMFGYKCSLQTDTEAITYMFDLLLRKHKLPLEVAITAMAPPFWTEIERMDEDNQELVKAIRTVYSSILINGPFSIILGSKNGIVALNDRIKLRPLVAAVKEDYVYVASEESAIRVVCPEPDRIWAPRGGEPVIALLEEVEKI